ATAGCTAATTTCAGTTGATTTAAGTTAAAAATAAAGCTTTTTGTTTGATTGAATATAGTAATACATTTATAAAATTATTGAACATAATCTCGGAAAAATCAACTTAATTTTGTAATGTTACAAGAATTATTTTCCAGTATTACTTTTTTTAAAAAAACTATGAAAACAGTAATAAGATAATTTTATATCATTATTACTACTGAAAGAAACATAGGCTTGTTTAATTAACTTGTCTATTTTTTATAATTTATTATAGGAGGAACAAATAAATGAAACAGCACAGTCTTTATATTATAACATTATTGGTCATATTTTTAGCTATAATGAATAGTGTATCTGCTGAAAATTCGTCTAGTGATTTGATTTCAGATATTCAATATGATAACAATGTTGATATTAATATTGCTGATGATAATCAAAAGTCTTATCAAAGTGTATCTTCTGATTTGGATGATGATAATCTTAAACTAAATGATAATTCTCAAGAGAGCAATAGCATTCTAAAAGGTAATTCCTCATCTGATTTAAAAATATATAAATTAGGTTATGACGTTACACGTGCTGCAGACAAATTACTTAATTTCTCATCTGCTGATGACATATTAGTGATTACAACTGCAGGTATGACTTGGATTGATAATAAAACTACTGAAAGTGCATTAGGAGGAATCGTCGATGCTTCAAACAATTATGTAAGTTATGGTAAAGGTAATATATTAACATTATCTTCCACAAGAAAAGATCCTACCAATATTGCATTTTTTATTAAAAAGGACAATTCATTAACTATGGCATTTTATAAAAATGGGTCTTTAACTCCGATTTTCTATGGAAATGCAGGTCCAACATTAAGCGCCAGTGAATGGAAAAAATTACAAAAAGCATTAGGTGATGAAGATGCATATTCATACATTAGTATATCTAATGCATGGTCGGCAGGAATGCCTAATGATGTGTTAACTCAAGCTACTTATCATGGACATGTTTGTACTGGTCTTATTAGTGGCCAGGCAATGATTCAAACATTATTAACTTATTATCCACCAAAAGATGAATTTGGATTGCCATTAGAACACACTTCCTATTATGTGCTTGGAGTTCCGGGCGGGTCTGAAGATGATGCATTTACATGGTCATTAGACATTACTCCAGGAAAAAGGGCTTACATAGGTATTGATACCATGGTTAATAAAGCCATGACTGGATTTATCCGATGGAATACAACTTCTAATACTGGGATTATTATTATAATGAGTTATAATGAAACTGCAATAAAAGAGAACTTTAAAAAAATATTTGGTTTAAATCCTGATGCCAGTGCAACTAATGACTTAAAATACCAAAACTGGCTTATCAATAAATTACATACAAATCCAACCTCACTTGTTACAATGCTTTATGAATTTAAAGGATTGACTAAAGATAATCTTGAATATCTGATGGGATTAGAAATCGGTAAAGGTAATGTAGTTAAAAGTGCTCATGGTTTGGATATGGATTATATTCTTGGATTAAACTTAACTAAAGCAACTCGTGAAACTAAAGTTAATATTACTGAAACAAAATTGAGTGACAAGAAATTAAAACAAATAGGCATAGATGCTTGTAACAAAGCAATTGAATATTTTACTTCACAAGGAATTACTATTAAAAAAGATTTAACTAACTTCTATGTTTTAACTTCAGCAGGATATGTTAGAATTAATGGCACTCCTACTTCAATGATATTTGATGGTATTTATGAAGTGTTGGGTTCAGCATTATACAAAAAAACATTACTTCCAGTTCATACACCTATATGGAAAGATTTGGTATTTGATTTTTATTGGGTAGATGCAAATAATGTTAAAAATGATTCTTCATTTAGTTTAAAATATGATATTGATAACGATGAATTGGTTATTACAGGCAATACTAGTAAAAACGCAAATTACATTCTTCAGAATGCTATAAAATATGACCCTCCATATGATGTATTAATAGGATGGTTATTCCACAATCACGTATGCGGTGGAAGTGCGCCAGGTTATTTAATTGCCGATTATATATATGAAAACTTCCCTACTAATGAAAATGAATCATATATCTACTTAACAACTAATGCAAATTGTAAAGATGATGTAATTTCAAGAGTTTTAGGTGTATCACCAGGTATGGGGACATATTATAATTTAAGATATGATAATAATAAAACAAACTCAACAAATGTAGGTATTGCAATTAAATGGAATAGCAAAACCAAAACTGGAGAATTAATTATTATTAACCTTGATAATTGGGGTGCAGGAGCCCTGTTTAAAAAAGGATCCAATATGTATGAAGAATATATTAAATTATATAAAAAAGATTATTCCTCTCCAAATTTAATTTCCAGACCACAGATTTCAATAACCTCAAGAAAAGAAATTAATGAGGAAATGTTGAACAAAATTATTGGAGGAGCAACAGATACTAAAGAGGGAAATTCCATTGCATATATTATGGGTCTTCCAGACAAACTTCCAATTAAAAATGAGGAAAACAACAACAATAAAGATAATAAAAAAACACCAATAAATGAAAACAAAAAGAAAACAGATGGGAAGCTTATAAATAATAGCAGTTCATCTTCAAATTCTATTAATTCTAATACTCCTACAACTGGAACTTATGGAAAATCCTATGGTGAAGGGTTATCAGTTGGAGTTTCAAAAAATACTATAAATGCAAATAATGAACCTGAAAGTTCAGATGCAAGTTCCAGTGATGGAAAAACTTATGAAATAAGTAAAACCGGTGCCAATAAAGAAATTAATTCAAACAGCATCGTTTTTGCAATATTGGCAATTATTATTTTAGGCGGTATTGTTGGATATGGTTACATTAGAAAAAATAGAAGCAAATAAACAGTAAAGTATTTTCACATTTGTGAAAATACAATTTTTTTATTAAAGGAGTAGGATATTATTAATAAAGGATTAAAATACGTTTTAATTATTATAATAGCAGTTTCAATGGCATTATCTGCATCTTATGCTCATCCTGGGCATGGCCATTATGCAGATGAAGTTACCTCTGAAGATGTTAGTCATAGTGATCACCCTTCAAGTGATTCACATGCTAGTTCCAGTAAGAAATCATCATCAAAAAGTTCACCAAACGGTGGAACTTCCCACAGTAGCTCAAAATCAAACAAAGATTCAAGCTCGGATACTTCAAATTCGGAGTCATCAAATAAACACACTTCATCACAAAACACTGAAAGTTCAAAAAACTCTGCTGAAATTGTAACTACACAATCTGAAATATCGGACAATGCTCCGGAATCAAATAATACACCGGATAACACAAGTAACACCACCAATGATACAATAGCTGAAGAAGTGGAAAATACAAACTTGTTAACTCCAACAAACATATTGTTATTCGTTTTGGTTTTCATTGTTGGATTTGGCATGGTTATTTTATTTGATAAATTTAAAAATCGGCGATAATCATCAAATTTATTTAAAGTTTTTTAAGATTAGTTGTAATCTTATAAACTTTATAAAAGAATTTATGGTCTTTTGGGCGATTTTATCTGTCTTCATTTTTTAAACAGTGTGTTAGGCAAAATCAATTTCCCAGTATTTTATCTGTGTTCAGGATTTTACAAAAAAAGTGATTTTTTAAATCATAGTCAATATTAAACAGTAGATTGAACCTTTTTTTATAAGTATTGATATTGGTGAATCAATTCTGATGATGGGAATTAATTTATATATGAAAAACTCGAAAGTTATGATAAGAAACACTGAATTAGTCGGAATATTCAAAACGCCCTATTGCAAAAAAAGTATGGGGAAATGCCAAATATAAAGTTTATTTGAATCTATCCATGGAAAATAAAATACATGA
This window of the Methanobrevibacter sp. V74 genome carries:
- a CDS encoding FmdE family protein, whose product is MKQHSLYIITLLVIFLAIMNSVSAENSSSDLISDIQYDNNVDINIADDNQKSYQSVSSDLDDDNLKLNDNSQESNSILKGNSSSDLKIYKLGYDVTRAADKLLNFSSADDILVITTAGMTWIDNKTTESALGGIVDASNNYVSYGKGNILTLSSTRKDPTNIAFFIKKDNSLTMAFYKNGSLTPIFYGNAGPTLSASEWKKLQKALGDEDAYSYISISNAWSAGMPNDVLTQATYHGHVCTGLISGQAMIQTLLTYYPPKDEFGLPLEHTSYYVLGVPGGSEDDAFTWSLDITPGKRAYIGIDTMVNKAMTGFIRWNTTSNTGIIIIMSYNETAIKENFKKIFGLNPDASATNDLKYQNWLINKLHTNPTSLVTMLYEFKGLTKDNLEYLMGLEIGKGNVVKSAHGLDMDYILGLNLTKATRETKVNITETKLSDKKLKQIGIDACNKAIEYFTSQGITIKKDLTNFYVLTSAGYVRINGTPTSMIFDGIYEVLGSALYKKTLLPVHTPIWKDLVFDFYWVDANNVKNDSSFSLKYDIDNDELVITGNTSKNANYILQNAIKYDPPYDVLIGWLFHNHVCGGSAPGYLIADYIYENFPTNENESYIYLTTNANCKDDVISRVLGVSPGMGTYYNLRYDNNKTNSTNVGIAIKWNSKTKTGELIIINLDNWGAGALFKKGSNMYEEYIKLYKKDYSSPNLISRPQISITSRKEINEEMLNKIIGGATDTKEGNSIAYIMGLPDKLPIKNEENNNNKDNKKTPINENKKKTDGKLINNSSSSSNSINSNTPTTGTYGKSYGEGLSVGVSKNTINANNEPESSDASSSDGKTYEISKTGANKEINSNSIVFAILAIIILGGIVGYGYIRKNRSK